The DNA sequence GCGCTCGCGATTCCGATCTCCGTCGTGGGCGCCTTTGCGCTCATGGAGGCGTTCGGGGTTTCCCTCAACATCATGAGCCTCGGAGGGATGGCGCTCGGCGTGGGGATGCTGGTCGACAACTCCATCATCGTGCTCGAGAACATCTTCCGGCACCGGGAAGCGGGCGTCCCGTCGGCGGAGGCGTCCGCCCTCGGGGGCGAGGAGGTCCAGGGGGCGATCACGGCTTCGACCCTCACGACCATCTCGGTGTTCGGGCCGATCATCTACATCGAGGGGGTGGCGGGCGAACTGTTCGGCGACCTGTCGCTCGCGGTGGCCTTCTCCCTGCTGGCCAGCCTGCTGGTGGCGCTGACCCTGCTGCCGGGGATGGCGGCGCGCTTCGTGGACCGGGCACGGGCGCCCGATCGAGCCGAACGCACCCGGCCGGAGCTCCGGCGGGGGGTGCTGGCCAGGATCGGGCGGGCGCTTCGGTGGGTCGTGGTGCTCCCCTTCCGGCTGATCGCGGGAGCCTTCGCGCTGGGGCGCGCGCTGGTGGGCTTCTGGTGGGAGGGACTCGCCGGCGTGTGCAGCCGCCTGTTCGGGCCGCTGCTCGCCGCCTTCGACCGCGGGTTCCAGCGTTTCGCCGACCGTTATCACCGACTCCTCGAGATTTCACTCGACCACCGCGGGCGGGTGATGGCGGTTTCCGCCGCCGCGCTGGCCGCCACGCTGGCGCTCGCGCTGGCCCTGGATCGAGACCTGCTGCCCGACGTCGACCAGGGCGGGTTCCGCGTGCGTCTCGAGCTGCCGGAGGGTACCGCGCTGGCCGCGACCGCGCTGGCGGTGGAGGAGATCGAACGGACGCTTCGCGACGATCCCGGCGTCGAGACCGTCTTCTCTCGCGTGGGCGAGGACGTCCGATCCTACATGGAGAGCGAGGAGACGTCGGGCGCGCACACGGGCACCCTCGAGGTCCGCGTGCACCCGGGGATCGCGACGGACGACGTGCTGGAGCGGGTGCGCGCGGTCGAGGCCCGCTTCCCACCCGGGACGCTCGCCTTCGAGGCGGGACAGGCGACCGCTCTGGGCACGGTACTGGGCGGCGCCGACGCCGACATCGCGGTGCGCATCCGCGGCGAGAACCTCGCGGAGAGCTACGCCTACGCCGAGACCGTTCGCGAAGAGCTGTCGACGCTGGCGGACGTCGGCAACGTGCGCGTGGGCACCGGCCGCGGTCAGCCGCAGGTCCAGGTCGAGATCCTGCGCGACGTGGCCGCGCGTCACAACGTGGATCCGCGCCTGATCGCGGAGGAGATCGAGCGCGCCATGCGCGGCGACCGGGCCACCGAGTTCGTCGACTTCGACCGCAAGATCGACGTGGTGGTGAGGCTGCCCGACGCGCTGCGCTTTTCCGCCGAGACGCTCGACGCCCTGCAGGTGCGCGGCGTGCCCCTGCGGGAGCTGGTCACCGTGCGCGAGGCGGTGGGCCCGGCGGAGATTCACCGCGAGGACCAGGGGCGCGTAGTCACCGTCTACGCCGACGTGATCTCCGGCGGCCTCAACCGTGCCATCGCCACGGTGGACGACGAACTGGCTGCGCTTCCGCCGCCGTTCGACGTGCGCGTCGACGTGGGCGGGGAAAACGAGGAGATGCGCCGCTCGTTCCGCGACCTCGCCTTCGCGTTTGCGCTCGCCCTGGTACTTGTCTACATGATCCTGGCGGCACAGTTCGAGTCCTTCAGACACCCGGTGATCATTCTCATTTCGGTTCCGCTCGCGCTCTCCGGCGCAGTGCTGGCGCTGGCGCTCTCGGGCCAGAGCCTGAACACCATGAGCCTGATCGGGGTCGTCATCCTGGTGGGCATCGTGGTCAACGACGCGATCGTGAAAGTGGAGTTCATCAATCAGGCACGCGCCCGGGGCGCCGCGTTGCGGGAGGCGATCCTGGAAGCCGGGAGAGTCCGCCTGCGGCCCATCGTCATGACCACGGTGACCACCGTCTGCGGGCTTACGCCGCTGGCACTGGGCATCGGGCGCGGGGCCGACCTGCGCGCGCCGCTCGCCATCGCCGTGATCGGGGGGCTGGTTGTGGCCACCGCGCTCACACTCATCGTGGTGCCGGTGGTGTACTCGGTGGTCGAGAGCGGCCACGCGCGGTTGCGGGGGAGGGCTCGCGCGCCTCGCCCGGCCCGGGCGGCGGAGGTGCTCCCGTGAGCGCGGCCGGCGGTTCCGGGCGTTCCGGCATCGTGCCCGCGCCGGCGGCGGAGGTGGCGCGGTGATCGCCGGGAGCATCCGGCGGCCGGTGGCGGTGGCCATGGGCTGCCTGGCGGTCGCCCTCATGGGAGCCAGCGCCTGGCGCAATATCCCCATCGAACTGCTGCCGGAAACCCAACTGCCGCGGCTCAACGTGGAAGCGCGCTGGCCCGGCGCCTCCCCGGAGACGGTGGAAGCGTTCCTGACCTCCCCCATAGAAGCCGCCGTCCAGCAGGTCAAGGGAGTCGAGAAGGTCATCTCCCTCTCCCGGGAATTCCAGGGAACGGGAACATCCAGCATCGAGGTCCACTTCAGCCGTGACACGGACATGGACTTCGCGCGCCTTGACCTCTCCGAGCGGCTTTCGGCCCTCGAGGAGGAGCTGCCCGCGGCCGTACAGCGGATTCTCGTGCAGCCGTACGTCCCGCCCGAGTTCGAGTCCCGCAGCCAGCGCGGCTTCCTGCGCTACACCTACACCGGCCCCTATACGCTGGAGGCGCTCCGGGCCGATCTCGACGACCGGGTGGTGCCGGATCTCACGCAGATCGAGGGCGTGGCGCTGGTGCAGGCGAGCGGAGGACGCGAACGCCTCATAGAGATCGAGCTCAACGAGGATCGAGTCAGCTCGCTCGGGCTTTCGCCGGGTGTGGTCAACCGTCGGATCAACGACCTCGATCTTGTGCGCGAGGCGGGGGCCGTCCGGGCTGGCGATCAGGAATGGTCGGTCACCATCCAGAACCGCGTTGCGCGCGCCGACGAGATCCGGAATACGGTGCTGCTCGAGAACGGCGGAACACTGGTGCGCGTCTCCGATGTGGCGGATGTGCGCGACAGCTACGAGGAACCCCGAACCTACAACCGTATCAACGCCCAGCCCTCGGTCTCGTTCCTGGTGATCCGCGAGATCGGAGCCAACACGGTGCGCGCGGCGGACGCGGTCAAGGCCCGGGTGGCGCAACTGCAACGCGCGGGCCTCGCCGGAACCAGCCTGATCCTCGACTACGACGAGAGCGAGCAGATCAAGGAGCAGCTGACCGATCTGCGCACGAGGGCGCTCATCTCCGCATTTGTCATTTTCTCGGTGCTGCTCCTCTTCCTGCGCTCGTTCCGCTTCGCGGGGGTCGTCTTCATGACGATCGCGTTCTCGGTGCTGATCTCCCTGAATCTGATCTACTTCGGGGGCATGACCCTCAACCTGCTCACGCTCATGGGGCTGGCGATGGGGTTCGGTCTGATCGTGGACAACGCCATCGTGGTTCTGGAGAGCGTGTTCCGCCGCTGGCAGG is a window from the Gammaproteobacteria bacterium genome containing:
- a CDS encoding efflux RND transporter permease subunit: MSIPRISTRRPVAVAMLFLAISLLGIISFLRLPIDLLPDVSYPRLVVYTTYPDVAPAEVERLITELVEAQGAAVPGVEKVTSVSRDGVSLVTLRFAWGTDMDFAMLNVRERVDNIREFLPETSERPRILRIDPESEPIMVLSVAGGADLWATKDFVETVFRRRLEQLDGVAQAAVTGGLDREIQVEVDPDLLLSYGLEMEDVAVALDRANFSAPGGSILRGRYRYPLRTLGEFQTVGEIGEVVVGRQQTETGGQQEEEGSFRLVRMDDVARVVDGFADRESIARYNGTEAVGLLVYKESGANTVAVADEIRDALGILALEFPDITVDIAYSQAGFISDSISNVVQALVFGGMLAFLVLFFFLRDPRYPFAIALAIPISVVGAFALMEAFGVSLNIMSLGGMALGVGMLVDNSIIVLENIFRHREAGVPSAEASALGGEEVQGAITASTLTTISVFGPIIYIEGVAGELFGDLSLAVAFSLLASLLVALTLLPGMAARFVDRARAPDRAERTRPELRRGVLARIGRALRWVVVLPFRLIAGAFALGRALVGFWWEGLAGVCSRLFGPLLAAFDRGFQRFADRYHRLLEISLDHRGRVMAVSAAALAATLALALALDRDLLPDVDQGGFRVRLELPEGTALAATALAVEEIERTLRDDPGVETVFSRVGEDVRSYMESEETSGAHTGTLEVRVHPGIATDDVLERVRAVEARFPPGTLAFEAGQATALGTVLGGADADIAVRIRGENLAESYAYAETVREELSTLADVGNVRVGTGRGQPQVQVEILRDVAARHNVDPRLIAEEIERAMRGDRATEFVDFDRKIDVVVRLPDALRFSAETLDALQVRGVPLRELVTVREAVGPAEIHREDQGRVVTVYADVISGGLNRAIATVDDELAALPPPFDVRVDVGGENEEMRRSFRDLAFAFALALVLVYMILAAQFESFRHPVIILISVPLALSGAVLALALSGQSLNTMSLIGVVILVGIVVNDAIVKVEFINQARARGAALREAILEAGRVRLRPIVMTTVTTVCGLTPLALGIGRGADLRAPLAIAVIGGLVVATALTLIVVPVVYSVVESGHARLRGRARAPRPARAAEVLP